From one Planktothrix sp. FACHB-1365 genomic stretch:
- a CDS encoding PH domain-containing protein, giving the protein MGIREESFYEGGPAIGDLIINLLIGLTIIGIPLTIGAIVRALWLRYRITNRRISVMGGWMGQDRTDIVYSEIAKIAKVPRGFGAWGDMVLTLKNGSRLELRAVPRFREVYDFILEKLSPQAQKASAAMSR; this is encoded by the coding sequence ATGGGTATACGGGAGGAAAGTTTTTATGAAGGAGGCCCCGCTATCGGCGACCTCATTATCAATCTATTAATAGGGCTGACGATTATTGGCATCCCTCTTACCATTGGGGCAATTGTCCGGGCGTTATGGCTGCGCTATCGCATCACTAATCGCCGGATATCGGTCATGGGTGGATGGATGGGTCAAGACCGTACTGATATCGTCTATTCAGAAATCGCCAAAATCGCGAAAGTTCCTAGAGGATTTGGGGCTTGGGGGGATATGGTATTGACCCTAAAAAATGGTTCTCGTCTGGAACTCCGGGCTGTTCCTCGTTTTCGAGAAGTCTATGACTTTATCCTAGAAAAACTCTCGCCCCAAGCTCAAAAAGCTAGTGCTGCGATGAGCCGATGA
- the rnpA gene encoding ribonuclease P protein component translates to MLPKINRLRHPKDFKAVYSKGLHRKTPHLTLRALRGQPYRTEKNLTNSASVHPTRMGISISQKVSKRAVVRNRIKRQIRAAWHQFLPQVSPGWDVVIVVKPTADQCNYAEILQELKQLLVEAEVLNGYTGGKFL, encoded by the coding sequence ATGTTACCCAAAATCAATCGACTCCGACATCCCAAAGACTTCAAAGCCGTCTACAGCAAAGGACTGCATCGAAAAACCCCTCATTTGACCTTGAGGGCGTTACGAGGTCAACCTTATAGAACAGAAAAGAATTTAACAAACTCCGCCTCTGTTCACCCGACTCGGATGGGAATTTCCATTAGCCAAAAAGTCAGTAAACGGGCTGTTGTCCGAAATCGGATCAAACGCCAAATTCGGGCAGCTTGGCATCAGTTTTTACCCCAGGTATCCCCCGGTTGGGATGTGGTGATTGTCGTCAAACCAACAGCCGATCAGTGCAATTATGCAGAAATTCTGCAAGAATTAAAACAGTTGTTGGTAGAAGCAGAGGTTTTAAATGGGTATACGGGAGGAAAGTTTTTATGA
- a CDS encoding DUF2808 domain-containing protein: protein MRQLFSAILITGLAVTGLAEMTQAQGLPGITLLSGPDKTNILNYFLESGRSGEWDRYKLRLPADKLNLAIAEVSITYPDYYKGTIDPDRVQIRVQNKPIPLEEVIWDKENHIIQIYPQEPIPAGTKVEIVMSNVKNPTFGGVFNFNANIRTPGDVPMLRYVGTWILSIDD, encoded by the coding sequence ATGCGACAACTATTTTCTGCAATCTTGATTACGGGTTTGGCGGTGACGGGTTTAGCTGAAATGACTCAAGCCCAAGGTTTACCGGGTATTACCTTACTCAGTGGCCCCGATAAAACCAATATTTTAAATTATTTCCTTGAAAGCGGACGTTCTGGGGAGTGGGATCGCTATAAACTCAGACTTCCAGCCGATAAGTTGAACTTAGCGATCGCAGAAGTTTCCATCACCTATCCCGACTATTACAAAGGGACGATAGATCCCGACCGGGTACAAATTCGGGTTCAAAATAAACCCATTCCCTTAGAAGAAGTGATTTGGGATAAAGAAAACCATATTATCCAAATTTATCCTCAAGAACCGATTCCGGCGGGTACGAAAGTTGAAATCGTGATGTCTAACGTCAAAAATCCCACCTTTGGGGGGGTTTTCAACTTTAACGCCAATATTCGTACCCCTGGAGATGTTCCCATGTTGCGTTATGTCGGAACTTGGATTTTGAGTATTGATGATTAA
- the rpmH gene encoding 50S ribosomal protein L34, producing MAQQTLQGTNRKKKRVSGFRVRMRTKNGQAVIKARRKKGRARLTF from the coding sequence ATGGCTCAACAAACCCTGCAAGGAACAAACCGCAAAAAGAAAAGAGTTTCTGGCTTCAGGGTAAGGATGCGGACAAAAAACGGCCAAGCCGTGATCAAAGCTCGTCGCAAAAAAGGGCGGGCACGTTTAACGTTTTAA